Proteins encoded within one genomic window of [Enterobacter] lignolyticus SCF1:
- the dnaA gene encoding chromosomal replication initiator protein DnaA, with translation MSLSLWQQCLARLQDELPATEFSMWIRPLQAELSDNTLALYAPNRFVLDWVRDKYLNNINGLLNDFCGTDVPQLRFEVGTKPVTQAVREPAHVAAPAQAAQMQMPRAAPAARPGWDNVPAPAEPSYRSNVNVKHTFDNFVEGKSNQLARAAARQVADNPGGAYNPLFLYGGTGLGKTHLLHAVGNGIIARKPNAKVVYMHSERFVQDMVKALQNNAIEEFKRYYRSVDALLIDDIQFFANKERSQEEFFHTFNALLEGNQQIILTSDRYPKEINGVEDRLKSRFGWGLTVAIEPPELETRVAILMKKADENDIRLPGEVAFFIAKRLRSNVRELEGALNRVIANANFTGRAITIDFVREALRDLLALQEKLVTIDNIQKTVAEYYKIKVADLLSKRRSRSVARPRQMAMALAKELTNHSLPEIGDAFGGRDHTTVLHACRKIEQLREESHDIKEDFSNLIRTLSS, from the coding sequence GTGTCACTTTCGCTTTGGCAGCAGTGTCTTGCCCGATTGCAGGATGAGTTACCAGCCACAGAATTCAGCATGTGGATACGCCCTTTGCAGGCGGAACTGAGCGATAACACGCTGGCCCTGTACGCGCCAAACCGCTTTGTGCTCGATTGGGTAAGGGATAAATACCTTAATAATATCAACGGATTGCTCAATGATTTCTGTGGTACGGACGTTCCACAGCTGCGTTTTGAAGTCGGCACAAAACCGGTGACCCAGGCGGTAAGAGAGCCTGCGCACGTCGCTGCGCCTGCCCAGGCGGCGCAGATGCAGATGCCGCGCGCCGCGCCGGCAGCCCGCCCTGGCTGGGACAACGTTCCCGCGCCTGCGGAGCCGTCATACCGCTCCAACGTTAACGTCAAACACACCTTTGATAACTTCGTTGAGGGTAAATCGAACCAGCTGGCGCGCGCGGCGGCACGTCAGGTGGCGGATAACCCCGGCGGCGCCTATAACCCGCTGTTCCTTTATGGCGGCACCGGTCTGGGTAAAACCCACCTGCTGCACGCGGTCGGCAACGGCATTATCGCCCGCAAACCCAACGCCAAAGTGGTGTACATGCACTCCGAGCGCTTCGTGCAGGACATGGTAAAAGCGCTGCAGAACAACGCCATTGAAGAGTTCAAGCGCTACTACCGCTCCGTCGACGCGCTGCTGATCGATGACATTCAGTTTTTTGCTAACAAAGAACGATCCCAGGAAGAGTTTTTCCACACCTTTAATGCCCTGCTGGAAGGCAATCAGCAGATCATCCTGACGTCGGATCGCTATCCGAAAGAGATTAACGGTGTGGAAGATCGTCTGAAATCCCGCTTTGGCTGGGGATTAACCGTGGCGATCGAGCCGCCGGAGCTGGAAACCCGCGTGGCGATCCTGATGAAAAAGGCCGACGAAAACGACATCCGCCTGCCGGGCGAAGTGGCGTTTTTTATCGCCAAACGCCTGCGTTCCAACGTGCGTGAGCTGGAAGGGGCGCTGAACCGCGTCATTGCCAACGCCAACTTTACCGGCCGCGCCATCACCATCGATTTCGTGCGTGAAGCGCTCAGGGATTTGCTGGCGCTGCAGGAAAAACTGGTCACCATCGACAACATTCAAAAGACGGTGGCGGAATACTACAAGATCAAAGTGGCGGATCTGCTTTCCAAGCGTCGTTCCCGTTCTGTCGCGCGTCCGCGTCAGATGGCGATGGCGCTGGCCAAGGAACTCACCAACCACAGCCTGCCGGAAATCGGCGATGCGTTTGGTGGCCGCGACCACACGACCGTGCTGCACGCCTGCCGCAAGATTGAGCAGCTGCGTGAAGAAAGCCACGATATCAAAGAAGATTTTTCCAACTTAATCAGAACATTGTCGTCGTGA
- the dnaN gene encoding DNA polymerase III subunit beta, with translation MKFTVEREHLLKPLQQVSGPLGGRPTLPILGNLLLQVADGALSLTGTDLEMEMVARVALTQPHNAGATTVPARKFFDICRGLPEGAEIAVQLEGDRMLVRSGRSRFSLSTLPAADFPNLDDWQSEVEFTVAQATMKRLIEATQFSMAHQDVRYYLNGMLFETEGEELRTVATDGHRLAVCAMPIGETLPNHSVIVPRKGVIELMRMLDGGDTPLRVQIGSNNIRAHVGDFIFTSKLVDGRFPDYRRVLPKNPDKHLDAGCDLLKQAFARAAILSNEKFRGVRLYVSENQLKITANNPEQEEAEEILDVTYAGAEMEIGFNVSYVLDVLNALKCENVRILLTDSVSSVQIEDAASQSAAYVVMPMRL, from the coding sequence ATGAAATTTACCGTTGAACGTGAACATTTATTAAAACCGCTGCAGCAGGTGAGTGGTCCGTTAGGCGGCCGTCCGACGCTGCCTATCCTTGGCAACCTGCTGCTGCAGGTGGCCGATGGCGCGCTGTCGCTGACCGGTACCGATCTTGAAATGGAAATGGTCGCCCGCGTGGCGCTGACGCAGCCGCACAACGCGGGGGCGACGACCGTCCCGGCGCGTAAATTCTTCGACATCTGCCGCGGTCTGCCGGAAGGGGCGGAAATCGCCGTTCAGCTGGAGGGCGACCGTATGCTGGTGCGCTCCGGCCGCAGCCGTTTTTCGCTCTCCACGCTGCCGGCGGCGGATTTCCCGAACCTCGACGACTGGCAGAGCGAAGTGGAATTCACCGTAGCGCAGGCGACGATGAAGCGCCTGATTGAGGCCACGCAGTTTTCGATGGCGCATCAGGACGTTCGTTACTACTTAAACGGTATGCTGTTTGAAACCGAAGGCGAAGAGCTGCGTACCGTGGCGACCGACGGCCACCGCCTGGCGGTCTGCGCGATGCCGATTGGCGAGACGCTGCCGAACCATTCGGTGATCGTGCCGCGTAAAGGCGTTATTGAGCTGATGCGCATGCTCGACGGCGGCGATACGCCGCTGCGCGTGCAGATCGGCAGCAACAACATTCGTGCGCACGTCGGCGATTTTATCTTCACATCGAAGCTGGTTGACGGCCGTTTCCCGGATTATCGTCGCGTATTGCCGAAAAACCCGGATAAACACCTCGACGCCGGCTGCGACCTGCTTAAGCAGGCGTTTGCCCGCGCGGCGATTCTCTCTAACGAGAAGTTCCGCGGCGTGCGTCTGTATGTCAGCGAAAATCAGCTCAAGATCACCGCCAACAACCCGGAGCAGGAAGAAGCCGAAGAGATTCTGGACGTCACCTACGCCGGCGCGGAGATGGAAATCGGCTTTAACGTCAGCTACGTGCTGGATGTGCTGAATGCGCTCAAGTGCGAAAACGTGCGTATTCTGCTGACCGATTCCGTATCAAGCGTACAAATTGAAGATGCCGCATCACAGTCGGCTGCCTACGTTGTTATGCCAATGAGACTGTAA